A single window of Liolophura sinensis isolate JHLJ2023 chromosome 6, CUHK_Ljap_v2, whole genome shotgun sequence DNA harbors:
- the LOC135466682 gene encoding uncharacterized protein LOC135466682 isoform X1 produces MHLFRSINCDWVVIYSGGTVTSTIQEKCNLRNITWLNVDEPCAEPSELNFTKILFIVNKRFLSFLRKRQNHRWMKFLDAVAEKGDSGNNLSSTAENLQAVVFAGLSGEDLENGDELFQGLEKILLEPGQDLSTLLMQILVRGTGQILSSSQEHMPQDHSIPPGYGSVSDYVMGCTSGLDATRSMSSCGLAMAHPQSMTGLADIHAPSHMTPPHQASCPNSSEMAYIPLPVSELRISLDDQHLHPPQGGAVSTYHSGNGSYRGMSHQHGQHVYAQPFNITSDRSLEDNNSSGVSSSPWPMTSYKAGLSTEGGACHVDPKPSSSWTGDKASGLYDDDSLVIDLPVTVMQYLTSEMDISPNYGKGWTELAALKGYIHSRVNRIKGNHSIESPFQYLLGQQEFSGYTYGQLKRDLKILPRLDILRRLQNGNFM; encoded by the exons ATGCATCTGTTCCGTTCAATTAACTGCG ATTGGGTTGTGATATACTCAGGTGGAACAGTGACATCCACAATTCAGGAGAAATGCAACCTGAGAAATATCACCTGGTTGA ATGTAGATGAGCCGTGTGCTGAACCCAGTGAGCTGAATTTCACAAAGATCTTGTTTATTGTGAATAAACGTTTCCTTTCTTTCTTGAGAAAACGACAGAACCACAGATGGATGAAATTTCTTGACG CTGTTGCTGAAAAGGGAGACTCTGGTAACAACCTGAGCAGCACTGCAGAGAACTTGCAAGCTGTTGTCTTTGCTGGCTTATCTGGGGAAGATCTGGAAAATGGAGATGAGCTCTTTCAGGGGTTAGAGAAGATTCTCTTGGAGCCTGGACAGGATCTGTCCACTTTGCTGATGCAGATATTAGTACGTGGCACAG GTCAGATATTGAGTAGCAGCCAGGAGCATATGCCTCAAGATCATAGTATTCCCCCTGGCTATGGCTCTGTCTCTGACTATGTCATGGGCTGTACAAGCGGGCTGGATGCCACGCGCTCTATGAGCTCCTGTGGGTTAGCAATGGCGCACCCGCAGTCCATGACAGGGCTAGCTGATATACACGCCCCCTCTCACATGACCCCACCACACCAGGCCAGTTGTCCCAATAGTAGTGAGATGGCTTACATTCCCCTCCCTGTGTCTGAGCTCAGAATCAGTCTGGATGACCAGCACCTCCATCCCCCACAGGGAGGTGCTGTGAGCACTTATCACTCAGGGAACGGCTCCTACAGAGGGATGTCTCACCAGCATGGGCAGCATGTGTATGCACAGCCATTTAATATAACCTCAGACAGATCATTAGAAG ATAATAATTCTTCAGGAGTCTCGTCATCTCCATGGCCTATG ACCTCTTATAAGGCTGGGCTGAGCACAGAGGGTGGAGCATGTCATGTGGACCCTAAGCCATCTT CTAGCTGGACAGGCGACAAGGCCTCTGGTCTCTATGACGACGACTCATTGGTGATTGACTTACCTGTGACTGTCATGCAGTACCTGACCAGTGAGATGGACATCAGCCCGAACTATGGCAAGGGCTGGACGGAGCTGGCTGCCCTCAAGGGTTACATCCACTCTAGGGTGAACCGCATCAAGGGCAACCACAGCATTGAGTCCCCATTTCAGTATCTTCTGGGTCAGCAAGAGTTTAGCGGTTACACCTATGGTCAGTTGAAGAGAGACCTCAAGATTTTACCCAGACTGGATATCCTCAGACGACTTCAGAATGGAAACTTTATGTAA
- the LOC135466682 gene encoding uncharacterized protein LOC135466682 isoform X2, which produces MSDWVVIYSGGTVTSTIQEKCNLRNITWLNVDEPCAEPSELNFTKILFIVNKRFLSFLRKRQNHRWMKFLDAVAEKGDSGNNLSSTAENLQAVVFAGLSGEDLENGDELFQGLEKILLEPGQDLSTLLMQILVRGTGQILSSSQEHMPQDHSIPPGYGSVSDYVMGCTSGLDATRSMSSCGLAMAHPQSMTGLADIHAPSHMTPPHQASCPNSSEMAYIPLPVSELRISLDDQHLHPPQGGAVSTYHSGNGSYRGMSHQHGQHVYAQPFNITSDRSLEDNNSSGVSSSPWPMTSYKAGLSTEGGACHVDPKPSSSWTGDKASGLYDDDSLVIDLPVTVMQYLTSEMDISPNYGKGWTELAALKGYIHSRVNRIKGNHSIESPFQYLLGQQEFSGYTYGQLKRDLKILPRLDILRRLQNGNFM; this is translated from the exons ATGTCGG ATTGGGTTGTGATATACTCAGGTGGAACAGTGACATCCACAATTCAGGAGAAATGCAACCTGAGAAATATCACCTGGTTGA ATGTAGATGAGCCGTGTGCTGAACCCAGTGAGCTGAATTTCACAAAGATCTTGTTTATTGTGAATAAACGTTTCCTTTCTTTCTTGAGAAAACGACAGAACCACAGATGGATGAAATTTCTTGACG CTGTTGCTGAAAAGGGAGACTCTGGTAACAACCTGAGCAGCACTGCAGAGAACTTGCAAGCTGTTGTCTTTGCTGGCTTATCTGGGGAAGATCTGGAAAATGGAGATGAGCTCTTTCAGGGGTTAGAGAAGATTCTCTTGGAGCCTGGACAGGATCTGTCCACTTTGCTGATGCAGATATTAGTACGTGGCACAG GTCAGATATTGAGTAGCAGCCAGGAGCATATGCCTCAAGATCATAGTATTCCCCCTGGCTATGGCTCTGTCTCTGACTATGTCATGGGCTGTACAAGCGGGCTGGATGCCACGCGCTCTATGAGCTCCTGTGGGTTAGCAATGGCGCACCCGCAGTCCATGACAGGGCTAGCTGATATACACGCCCCCTCTCACATGACCCCACCACACCAGGCCAGTTGTCCCAATAGTAGTGAGATGGCTTACATTCCCCTCCCTGTGTCTGAGCTCAGAATCAGTCTGGATGACCAGCACCTCCATCCCCCACAGGGAGGTGCTGTGAGCACTTATCACTCAGGGAACGGCTCCTACAGAGGGATGTCTCACCAGCATGGGCAGCATGTGTATGCACAGCCATTTAATATAACCTCAGACAGATCATTAGAAG ATAATAATTCTTCAGGAGTCTCGTCATCTCCATGGCCTATG ACCTCTTATAAGGCTGGGCTGAGCACAGAGGGTGGAGCATGTCATGTGGACCCTAAGCCATCTT CTAGCTGGACAGGCGACAAGGCCTCTGGTCTCTATGACGACGACTCATTGGTGATTGACTTACCTGTGACTGTCATGCAGTACCTGACCAGTGAGATGGACATCAGCCCGAACTATGGCAAGGGCTGGACGGAGCTGGCTGCCCTCAAGGGTTACATCCACTCTAGGGTGAACCGCATCAAGGGCAACCACAGCATTGAGTCCCCATTTCAGTATCTTCTGGGTCAGCAAGAGTTTAGCGGTTACACCTATGGTCAGTTGAAGAGAGACCTCAAGATTTTACCCAGACTGGATATCCTCAGACGACTTCAGAATGGAAACTTTATGTAA